The segment CCAAATAATTAGAATGCTCTTCGGGTGGTAGTAACTTCTGATAAGATGTTGCAACATTTGTGGGAACGGGATTTCCTACTAGTTGTAGAAGAGCTTCGTTTACTGGCAATCTTTCGATTTCTGTATTGATAATGCTCTGAAAAACAAAGTTCGTAGCGAATTACAGTTCTCCTCGAAGCATACTCCTCTGATACACGATACATTCTACAAAGCGAAGGCTACGAAATCTCTTCGCACACAGAATCAATGCATTCGCCGTCGACGTCTCTAAATAGAAATTCTTGTGCACGCACAAGCGAAAAGGTACATAACTGGAAACTCTCTTAATAGGTATAGATCGAATGGATCTAAATAAACGTATCCCGCAGCGCATAAGCATAGAAACGCTCTCGAAGAGCATTAACAACCTCGTACCTGATCGAAAGGGCATTGTTTACGGTGTAAATTTGCAAGGCACGTACGACATATAGTATGTCCACATCCTAACGATATCGGGCCACGTATGGCCACGTCGAAGTCATGACAGCAAATTGGACAAGAAAGAAATTCAGTCCACTGCGGTGCCTGTATTGGCATTCTAAAACACAATCACATAGAAGCATTACTCCAACCTCCCCGTTTCACAgttccccccaccccccacccccgcaACGTTACACCGTTCGCTCGTCAGAATTCCGCGGAGCGTGCTGTTTAATAGGAAAACATTGGACCTACGTTGCACGGAGTCTTTCATTTATGTTGGTCTAAGGCCCGTCGTGCATTCACCCAAACATCGGAGACGTGCATCGCGTTATTACGACTCGGCACAACACATCGCGCaacaaaatcgaaaatagcccGGATACAGGATTTAAACGAGTATTACCCCGGATTCGATCGGTTCGCAGGTTCACAGGGCTGGGAACGAATGGAAAGGAGGCTTCGTTCCGATTGCAAAACATTTATCTATAGATATAAACCTGTTCGAAACAGTAACGTTTGCTCATCAACTGTTTTCCACGCGACGATTAGTGGTCCCACCCCGATCCTCCCGTTTAAAGGTATCGCACCCTCGTTACCAACAGGAATGCGTAGGAAAGATCGAGGGTGTGCGAAATTCCCGATCGCGCGACTGCATCCGAATTTTTTAATCGCTGTCGTCGCTGCTCTCGTGCCCGTCGTACTAACGTTTGCTCTACATACAGGAGCCGAGggaaatgaaaggaagaaagacgGAAAGGAGGAGACGGCATCTGCTTTTGCCACGAGGGGAAATGTCCGGGCGATCTAATCCCGTTTAATAAGACGGATAATCGAGAACTCACCTCGTTATTGCCCTCACAAAACATCACATTAACTACTCGGTTACTTCGCACATAGTTCTGCCATCGAAGCGAGAACAGATGAATCACAAATAGTAAGATGAGCTCGGCACGAATATTCTTCGCGTATACTTTTTTACCTCGCCAGCACCCATGACGAAAACAATCTAGAAAAATGATTCTCCAGCTTCCCTCGGCAGGGAGCGCTGGGAATAGGTGTGAttcactagtgatcctctaggcagtgatcggaacaacgtgtatcgtcgctgattggttgccgcgattttttaGCAAAagtggaagtagacagagaaagaaactgtaaaaaaagaaagggacagaaatactgatagaaacagacagaaagagagggagagaaatactgatagaaagagatagataaatatttaggttatgttatttccggttttgctccaaaatggcggcggttataccgatcactccctagaggatcactagtgtgATTCTAGATCTTCGAGATAATTCAATGAAAAATCCTAACGATGTGCTTAAAGAATTCTGTTTATCGATCATTAAATACTCATTCATAATTTCTCAATAATATTGCTCGAAGGAATTCGTATGCGCGCTATTATTTACTTACCTTTCATTACACCAGTCGCTATTGATGCGCCCGcctcttaaggaggttcgataccggagcaaaaatgatgagaaatctttgaaaagtgttttaaattaatgttcaaagtgtagtccgcattgtgtaaaaatttcaagtcgattgaccacatggtttttgaaaaaattgaaatcaaaattgcgctcttatacacaggctgttatgagagaagcgataaaatttctataaaatattaCACAGAGACCTTAAAAATGATGAGAAagttctaaaaaatgttgcaatgaaaagcttaaatattcctgtgaaattctaaaaaagaaaatcggacatgGACCGTACcgatttattagataattgaataaatagacagcaatgtgctcgtatttttggaactgcctgaaggaactgtttgaaacgtggcaacgctgtacgccgggtagtcatctatacaatgtatacttgCGCAAAGCACGcagtaaaaattggtaaaaacactaccaagctgtaaacatgtatttagtaatttgttgtcGCATTTCACtcacatattttacgctacttttaatgaaaatattttgtttctggctgcattaaacatactttgcgtttaattgaattccaaaacaaaatatttagtaataattttattaggaatagacatgcaaataacatttttgtctacatattttttttttatctaagattggtatcactgcagagctcccatgtataagcataggctttgTTGCGTACTTTGGCGGTGATTTTAGGAAGAGAACGCGGGTTGGTGCCCGTGGAGTGATGGAGCACTCTGCTCGCAAAATGTGCGGgtgttttaaatgaaatgtaAATTGTTCAATGGTAAAACTTCAATATATTCTTAATAAGTTTTCAAGAGATCGCCAATCAGGACGAAGGATGCGCCAATTCAAGCGGTAGGTTATCCCGCGGTTGTCCGTTCGCCCCCGCGAATCGACGTCCATCTTTCCTTCTAATTCCGGGTGGTGGTGGGAACTCTGTGGAAGCGCGCTTTTCCGTTACACGACGGGGTGCCCACGTGGGAAGAGAAAATAGGCTCTGCTCCGAGGATCGAGAGAACAACCCTTGAAGGAAATTTATGACTTCCTTAGCGTCGCCAACACTTCTGGAGTCAATCGACACTCCTAAAGACTAACAAAGGACAAGGCCTTCCTTCTCAAGAGATTACGTGACTTAGAAGAAACTCGCAATTCGTTTCGGAGTCTATTAATTGGTGTCCTCTTCCTGTTTTCGAACTCTGCCCAAGATCTTTCCCACGTATGCCACCCGCATCGCGCATCCTTAATATTACTTTCTCAATCATACGCAACATCGGCTTTCAAATTTCCCTCCTGACTTACCTATCGATTATATACATTTCTGAGACTATATTCGCGTGGCACGCAATAACTTACCCCTCTCGCctcctgccccgcaagtgaggtatcgaaacCTCCTTAACGATTATTGTACTCGAGTTTCGCATCTATCCGAATCGCGAATGTATGATTTCTTTCGCTCAGTTCAGCTCAGTTCACTGCCTGCAAACTGCCAGGAACGATAGCCTTGCTGTCGCTGAATTTCTAAATGCAAAAAGCGTAGGTGGACATGCATTCTGCTCGCGGATGGACCGTGTAAGCCCCGACCGCACCGACTGAggcttaattaatattcttcttTACTCGAACTCGTTGAATATAGAATACCGGAGAGATATTGCTATTTGGGCGGCGAGAGATCCTAATTAAACATGTTGCCGTTGACACAGGAACTGTACGATATCGCGGTTCCTATGATAATAAATGGTGTCTCGCATCCGATCGAGTACGCCAAAGTTTTGATACAGGTAAAATATGCACAGTCGATAAATTGCCTGGCCGATGAGAGTTCAGCGGaagcttataatttttatttataacgcAACAGATCGGGTACGAACCGATTCCACCCCGACGAACAACTACTATATTTAACCGACCGGCTTTATCGTTGCCTAATGTTTTCCAGTACGGTAAGTAACTTCCTTCGCAGGATCAGCATCCCTTGTAGCATTCTCTAATCATTCTCAACAAATAATACCGATACTCAACGAGTCTACCTAATTTCTtccgttttttttctttgtttaccttTCGATTCCACTCGTTTCAGGAATACTTAACGCACGCCACATTGTAATTCTCATCCTAATCAATGCAAAATATTTCTCTCCCCTCCCTGCTTTACAGTTAGATACATAAAAAGCGTAGATGGAATTTCCGGCTGCTACCGTGGCCTCATCCCAAAATTGTGTGCCTATACCGTAAGCAATGTAGCTTTTAAGAGAACCTCTAAATGTATCGAACTTATCGTTGAGCGATTCGAGAACGAGGAGAACGACCGTAAAGTCAGGTAAGCGTGCTCGTGCGCGGCCAGGGTACGACAATGGAGGTCCGAAAACTAAAAGTTTGTTTCTTGCAGTCAGAGGCCTAAGAAGAGAGGGGTGTACGAGTTCTTACGAGATCTTGTTAGTAAAATGATCGCCATTATAGTTAGCCACCCTTTGGATGTTATCGCGTTGAGGATGATGGCACAATTCGTTGGCGGGGAAACGAAATACAAGTATATCGTTGATTAAACAAGACGAGACGAGTGTGTTTCCTATTGTTTCTATAGcggtttcctttctttcatccATCGATAGCGGACTGTTCAGGTCGTTTGTGGAGGTGTATAGAGAGAATGGAATTAAGGGATACTATGCAGGAATAGTGCCTCGCCTTATCGGACACGCCGCTGTATCAGTGCTAGTCAGTTCTTCTACTTATGTTATTGATAAGTACGTTATAAGCGACCGTGAATTAAAGCCGTACGCTGCGTCTACCATGAACGTAAGTCGCCTAATTGCTTGCGCACGTTGTTCCGAAATTAATAACTTTGATACTTTTGCAGTTTATAGCGGCGACGATTACATATCCATTTCTGGTGGTATCACATTGTATGGCTGTTAACGATTGCGGGTAAGCCGATCTAAGACGTCGCTCGTGtttattagggtggctcttattttcgacttttgaattttcttcggggcaccctccagaatagttccaaataattaagaaaaaatccgtgtaaagtttgaactcgattggataacgggaaagggtgcccctgggcccttaaacatttaaatcattatttaacagctcgcgaagtagattttatataatatcctccaagttattgattacataaaaaaatatgtaaaacaaaagttgtagatctggacacggagcatcttttatgttgtattactttttctcgtgcgggaaacggttttcgaaaaaagttcaaaaaacttttttccctcaaattttgaaagtttaaatgcttctagaacactttttatttatgaaggcgaacaagaaatggaatttttattttcgaggactattttttaaacatttaagaggGTGGGGCATATACCAAAATATGCGAAAAAAATCAAtaacttgaaggatattatataaattctacttcgtgagctgttaaataatgatttaaatgtttaaaggcccaggggcaccctttcccgttatccgatcgagttcaaactttacacggattttttcttaattatttggaactattctggagggtgctccgaagaaaatctttgaaatttttttttaccaagagtaaataaaagcCACCCCCTAGTGTTTACAACACATCTGAATAGTATCGTATTAATGTTCTTCGTTGACTCAGGTTAATAGCCGGTCTTCCTCCACAAATGCCAATTTATAATAGTTGGTTGGATTGCTGGTCTCATCTTTCAGCCACCAACCAGTTAAAGAGGGGAAACAGCCTTCTATGGCGCTATTATACAGGACCGCAAGTGGTAATAAATGGGAACCCGATACCCATCACCAAAGAGAATTTTCATCAACTAAATACAACACAGTAATAATGTCGCATTAGTTTGTATTCGAGAGACCAACAGTAAAATCGATTCAGTGCTACATTCTTTTCGCCTTGTAAATTTACTAACGCTGCATATAAGTTGCATTTATATATCTTTTCAAGTCAATCTCAAACGTTGGTGTATTGATTATAgactcctttctttttttttttggtattacGTTTCGTCGGGAAATGCATTTTATATCGGACGCTgaacaaaattttcttttaccagTACAACTACAGCATATATTATAAAAGTGCGTTAGATGCACAAACTTTTAGTACATGTACAAGTATTACTTATATAAGTACAGTTCGTTATCATTTCAATCATCATTTTTAATCATTCACGCTCTTCCTCGTGGGTAGTATGTATGTCTAAATTGTTGCTTGAGgattaaaaagaaaagggaaaaactGTACTGAAATTTTTGATCGCATAGTTTTACGATACGATGAAATAAAAGAAGTGATTATCCTAAATTCTTTCTTATAGCAAAGTTAATGTTTACGGAAACTGATACGTTCAGTTTTATTAATAACGATTGTTTAAGGATTATTGAATTATATGAAACAATATCTCGTGTATAAAGTTTACAAATTGGTGTTGAAATCTCTGCCCTGTAAATCTCCCCACATTTTATGTATCATGGATTACGCGAAAGCCTTTAAACCCATCGTGTATGTATCTGTACACACGAAtgtgaaaaaaaatggaatgcaAGAAAAATTGAGTTATACGATCGAGCATGCATCTGCGAGAAATATCTGTTAATGAATTAcaactataaatatataaagcaaTTGTATAAAGTTATGGTTAAACACATCTGTGATAATGTTTCTGTAATTCTTACGGTGTAAGTTTAAAATGAGTTTCAATCCGAAAAGGGAATCGTGACTGAAATCTTAATCGCAAAATGTGTAAACTGAATTTATacaagaggaggaagaaaataaactcCTACATTAATATCAGACAATAAAGAATGAGATTTCTAAAAggaaacaaatatttaattcatactttttattatttattatttcgatGGTTCCAATCAATTCAGAATATAGTTCATCAGGCATCGAGAAGTTACATGAGTATTTCATTATTAGACTGTACCTGTCTTCCTAAGTATCCTATAAATAATACACAGAAGCCTATATACTGTATCGCGGTTTccataattgtataaaaaaaaaaaacgatatccACTCGAGCTACAAACTGAATTATTACACAGGTGTTCCGTCAGGTGTTGTATTTGAACTTCAATTTATCTATGTAGTGCGACAAGACAAATGTGAATACTGAACAAAACGATGTTCGCTTCTCCGATTCAAGAGAGTCCATTTAAATGAGCAAACCTTGTACTAGACATGTAAATATATGTGGTGCCGCTTCATTC is part of the Andrena cerasifolii isolate SP2316 chromosome 1, iyAndCera1_principal, whole genome shotgun sequence genome and harbors:
- the LOC143372141 gene encoding mitochondrial carrier homolog 2, with amino-acid sequence MLPLTQELYDIAVPMIINGVSHPIEYAKVLIQIGYEPIPPRRTTTIFNRPALSLPNVFQYVRYIKSVDGISGCYRGLIPKLCAYTVSNVAFKRTSKCIELIVERFENEENDRKVSQRPKKRGVYEFLRDLVSKMIAIIVSHPLDVIALRMMAQFVGGETKYNGLFRSFVEVYRENGIKGYYAGIVPRLIGHAAVSVLVSSSTYVIDKYVISDRELKPYAASTMNFIAATITYPFLVVSHCMAVNDCGLIAGLPPQMPIYNSWLDCWSHLSATNQLKRGNSLLWRYYTGPQVVINGNPIPITKENFHQLNTTQ